TTCGACATCGCGTCCTTGTGTTCCCACCTCGAAGACGAGCACTCCTGCGAATCTAAAGTCACCGTACGTTCTTGCTTATTGTCttttttttgttcgatttagTTTTTGTCGCATAAAGTTTTATGATTTGGTTCCTCCGGAGGACAAAGCTATGATCTTTGTCTTTTGTGTCGGCCAAATGTTATTACCCAATTTGGAATTCTGCGATTGACTTTTCGATTCATCAAAGGTGGCATGTAACTACATAACTGCTAAAATATCGTAGCGTTTTCCACTTAGggaaataaagaagaaagagagggcTATGAATGCACCGAATTATCGTTCTTTGTTACCTGAAATGTTTGAAAGGATTCATACCATGGTGAAATgaattgaattttgtttttgttttcggtTAATTGCACGAGGAGTAAATACAACCCAAATTTTCCAAAATCAGCTAATGCAATCATATGATTCATGTTTTAGCTGAGGAACGTGTGACAAAAATGATTTTCGCACTCTCTTTTTGTCACTCTGCACCGCTATCCTTTTTTTCCTTCGCTTTGCATTGATAAATCGAAGGAGAATCGCGGGATATAAATAAAGGGAGGAGTGCCAAATGAGAACACAGCGGTGGTGGAAATCCCGTGATGAAATATTTGATAGACCCTTCCATAGACTGAAATTTGTGTGACGTGTTTTGTATAAGAGGGCTAAAGTAGTTGATTGTTGCTTGCTTTTCTTCATACGACTGAAACAAATGCATTTTCGGGTTTGTAAAACGCGTAGGGAAATAGGAAATTCATTCTAACTATTGTTGATGCTCGAgcaatttcaaatattttgcAGCAAGTAAAGCATGGATTGTCTTTGTATTATAAGCTACAAAATTTATCAACCGGACTGTGTTGCATACTTGTAAATTTTGCCCCTTATTTCTTATCCCTGAAATTGATGGCAGATGAGACTAActggttttgtggttttcatctatattttattttttacttcagTCGATATTTCATGCAAGAAAGACTGTGTTTTTACTTTCTCCTTTTGCAGATTTGTCCCATTTGCTCCGTTAAAGTTTCACGGGATATGTTAAGTCATATCACACTGCAGCATGGACACTTGTTCAAGATATCCTTTAAACTGGAAAATTTAGTAAATTGGAATGCTTGATAACATATCTATGTACAAAAGCTTGATTGCCCTTTTAGTTTCCTTGACTGAATACCACTTGCAGAGACGTCGCAGATTGCGTAGAGTTGCTATTCCTAACAGTCAGGCACTGTCTCTCCTTGGCCGGGATCTTCGTGAGGCTCATCTCCAGGTGCTTCTAGGGAGCGGTGGATATCGATCAGAAAATGCTAATGTGTCTAATGCAGCGGCAACCGATCCATTCTTGTCATCACTTATTTTGAATTTCCCTGCTTCCGGAGCAGATGAAATTTCAAAATCTGTGGTAACCACTACTGAGGACACTTCCGCAAAGAATGCGGTGCCATCACATATTTGGAAATCAAGGTACTGTTTCATGTTTATCACAAACTGGTTTTAATTGACATCATCTTTCGATAGCCATTTAATTGTTTGAATATGATGCATGACATGGTTCTCATCGTCACACTACTGTTTGAATGCTGATTATCACCTAGTTGCTACCTTCCAATGTATAGCGTAAGTTTATTATTTCACGTACATGGTTATTTCTTTCTTCCTAAAACTCGTTCTGCATGTTATGAGTGCACCAAAATTATTGGTAGATAAAATCACCAACCTTGGTTGTACAGTATTGCCAACTTTTGTTTGGGTGGGTGTGGTGTTCAAGCCTCTTCAAGGTGTAAATATTAGTGACAAAGGTGGTGCCAAGTCGACGCCTTGGTTTGAGTTTTGTGTTAATACAGGGATTCTCCTTCTGATGCAAGCAAATATTCTACTTTAAAAGAATCTAAACTGTGGGGAGGGGGATTGAACTTGGGTGCATATGGGGTAGCACATTTGCTCTAGACAATGCGACTACGCCAAGTATGCTGGGGTTCATGATCAGTGTAACCAAATCACTCAATTTATAGCATTTCTTAGTTCACCTAAAGGTGTAAACAATGATAATGAATCAGGGGCTAATGTAATCAGAACTGTTGATGGTGAAGAGGATTATCCGATGATGCCCATCTTTCCGGATTATTGCTTGTGTAAGAGCCTACAATGCTGTTCTTTGAATCTGAAATatgtctctctcttctctctttctccgtCTCTCTCCGTCTCTCTCTTTTGCAGTTTTGATCCTTCCTTGAGTTATGAAGAGCGGGAGAAAAGGATTCGACAAGCTACTGGAAGAGCTGGTTTCGTGCAAGATCTGTTCCTCTCAACACTGTTAGGTGACTGATTGGAGACAGTAAGTTGTACCTACGATAATAAAAATGATCAGTTATTCAAAATCTTGTTAGGGGGCACTTATCGGGCGGGTTTCTAATGGTTTTACCTTCTTAAACAACCGAATACGTGCCTCGAATGAGATTAGCTATGAGTTCTTGATCAGAATAACCTATCTTTATCTTTAGCACCTTATCTTCGAGAATGTAATGCGTTCTGAAGTAACGTTCGTTGTTTTAGTCAATGGAGAAGATTAATTTATGATAGTTTTCGGCTTTTGTACATATAAACGGGTGAATGTGAAGTTTTCAGCAGATCAATTCAATCCTCTGATGAACAATGAAGCTTTTCAATTCATTCTGTTGTTCCCGATATGTTCTTTTGGCCGGAAAATTTGTGAACAAAGCTACATAAGGGATGAAACAACGTTAGATGTGGATTATTAACCGGCTAATTTTTATTGGTCAGATAGGTGACGTGATCGATCAGATTATTGGTTGGGATAGAGAAATGGATAACACGAAAGGATGATGACTTCGGCATGCAAAATCCGATTCAAAATCATgagttatatcacttaattCTTTATGAAAAAGTATTTAGAATTCACAAGATTTTTCTGTTGACATCTAGGAAAATGTTATAAATCATTTGGGAACGGCCTTACCATTTATCAAGTTACATAAATATTTTCTGTTGAGTTTTTGAAATCCAGATTGTAATCATAACAACAAAGTTTTGTCAATCTAAACAGATCATATGCGATCTCACGTTACACACTTTTTTGGAGTGTTTAGctctttttgttaaaattatatCAAATTACGTGAGACCACGTATATTGAAGCATCTTTCAAACTTTTTAATATAACTAGCCTCTTCCACACGTTTTACGTGAGACCACATATAAGAAGCCTCCACTCCCTCCAAAACCCTCTTCCCCAACTACTTTACCTGCCATTCAAACACCTCCAAACCTCCCTTCATTTCAGCACCGAagcaaaaaccctaaaccctaatttcacCCCCACTTCTGTATCCTACTCTAAGCTTCTGTCGCAATGCACTGCTTCCAAATCTGTTGCTGTGGGCAGAGAAATCCATGCCCACATGATCAGATTCGGATGTTCTGAGGACCCGAATCTTCCGAACCATCTCGTTGATTTGTATTCGAAATGTCGGTTTTTTGGGCACGCCCGGAAACTGGTTGATGAAAGTCCTGAACCAGATTTGGTTTCTTGGTCTGCTTTGATATCTGGGTATGCCCAAAATGGGCTTGGAAAAGAGTCCCTTTCGGCGTTCCGTGAGATGCACTCGTTGGGAGTTAAGTGCAATGAGTTTACATTTCCGAGTGTTCTTAAAGCGTGCTCTATTACTAGAGATTTGGGACTCGGAAAGCAGGTTCACGCGGTTGCGCTGTTTACGGGGTTTGAGTATGATGAGTTTGTTGCAAATACTTTGGTTGTAATGTATGCGAAATGCAGGGAGTTTGGGGATTCTAGGAGGCTGTTTGATGCCATTCCAGAACGGAATGTTGTTTCGTGGAATGCATTGTTTTCTTGTTATGTGCAGAGTGATTTTCATGGAGAATCAATGGATTTGTTTCAGGAAATGATTCTAAGTGGAGTAAGACCTAACGAGTACAGTCTATCTAGAAGAATAAACGCATGCACTGGGCTCGGGGATGGAAGTCACGGAAGGAAAATTCATGGGTATATGGTACGAATCCGACTCATTCTCAGCAAATGCGCTTGTTGACATATATGCATAAGTCAAAAGTCTTGAAGATGCAGCAACAGTTTTTGAGAAAATCGCACAGCCTGATATTGTTTCCTGGAATGCTGTTATTGCTGGCTGTGTTCTTCACGAGTACCATGATCGGGCTCTAAAATTTTTTAGGCAAATGAAAGGATCAGGAATCCGTCCAAATATGTTCACATTGTCGAGCGCACTTAAAGCCTGTGCTGGACTGGGGTCCAAGAAATTGGGTAGGCAGTTACACTCTTTCTTGATAAAGATGGATACGGAATCAGATTCATTTGTCAATGTTGGACTGATAGATATGTATTGCAAGTGTGAGATGATGAAGGGTTCTTTTTGATATGGTGCCGAAGAAGGACATGATTGCATGGAATGCTGTGATCTCGGGACATTCGCAGAATGGGGAAGATATAGAAGCCGTATCCCTCTTTTCTGAAATGTACAAGGAGGGAGGAGAATTTAACCAGACTACCTTATCTACAGTCCTCAAAGCCACGGCGAGCGTGCAGGCCATTGATGTTTGTGAACAAGTTCATTCACTTTCTATCAAAACAGGTTTTGAGTCTGATATGTATGTTATAAATAGCCTTCTTGATACATATGGAAAATGTGGCAGAGTAGAAGACGCGGCAAGAAtttttaaagaatgcccaattgAGGATGCGGTGGCTTTGACATCGATGA
This genomic interval from Malus domestica chromosome 05, GDT2T_hap1 contains the following:
- the LOC103434826 gene encoding protein DEHYDRATION-INDUCED 19-like, which produces MDSEFWTSRLAAAKRQYTTQHHHQSSHFDRLSIDDFEVEDEVRPDFPCPYCYEDFDIASLCSHLEDEHSCESKVTICPICSVKVSRDMLSHITLQHGHLFKLQRRRRLRRVAIPNSQALSLLGRDLREAHLQVLLGSGGYRSENANVSNAAATDPFLSSLILNFPASGADEISKSVVTTTEDTSAKNAVPSHIWKSSFDPSLSYEEREKRIRQATGRAGFVQDLFLSTLLGD